Proteins from one Staphylococcus saprophyticus subsp. saprophyticus ATCC 15305 = NCTC 7292 genomic window:
- a CDS encoding DUF4097 family beta strand repeat-containing protein has protein sequence MKKSLIWIFVIGLVITVICAVGAVQQFKIEHKKANQITTNFNETYNNKSIKGLDLDLKHSNVKIKEGKTFKVLSKGSNEKIKIHAKVKNGNLTVSDHKGQSNVDISFLDMRYNDMTIYVPRDLENLKVHSDDGSTTLNDINADKAQLNTDVMDLTINDSKFNQLVASGDTSDIKLNKTQFQHGGFKTDTGDILMKDTPADKPMQIKTDTGNVELIYGKDKPKNSQIEYSSDTGNLNIEDKQFENKKVGNGHHVIMIKTDTGDALIK, from the coding sequence ATGAAAAAATCATTGATATGGATATTTGTTATTGGTTTAGTCATAACAGTGATTTGTGCAGTAGGTGCAGTTCAACAATTTAAAATTGAACATAAAAAAGCAAATCAAATTACAACGAATTTTAATGAAACTTATAATAATAAAAGTATTAAAGGATTAGATTTAGATTTAAAACATAGTAATGTGAAAATAAAAGAAGGTAAAACGTTTAAGGTATTATCAAAAGGTTCTAATGAAAAAATCAAGATTCATGCAAAAGTTAAAAATGGCAACTTAACGGTAAGTGACCACAAAGGACAATCAAATGTGGATATTTCGTTTTTAGACATGCGATATAATGATATGACTATATATGTTCCTCGAGATTTAGAAAATTTAAAGGTACATTCAGATGATGGTAGTACAACTTTAAATGATATCAATGCGGATAAAGCACAGTTGAATACAGATGTAATGGATTTGACCATCAATGATAGTAAGTTCAATCAATTGGTTGCGTCTGGTGATACATCAGACATTAAACTGAACAAAACGCAATTTCAACACGGTGGTTTCAAAACGGATACCGGTGATATTTTAATGAAAGATACACCAGCGGATAAACCTATGCAAATTAAAACAGATACTGGTAATGTAGAGTTAATATATGGTAAGGATAAACCTAAAAACAGTCAAATTGAGTATAGTAGTGATACTGGTAATTTAAATATTGAAGACAAACAATTTGAAAATAAAAAAGTCGGTAACGGCCATCATGTGATCATGATTAAGACAGATACGGGTGATGCGTTAATTAAATAA
- a CDS encoding Na+/H+ antiporter NhaC family protein produces the protein MEQSLRSEKQYGALALLPLLIFLILYIGVGITFTIMGKEDAFDQLPRHVAIMIGIVIAWTCYDRKTAFTKKVQIFTEHAGNSGIVNLGLILLLAGAFSTVTSEMGGKAAMVNMGLSVIPPSLLIPGIFIMSGFAALTLGTSTGAQAAFIPVGVAVAQAADLSVAAAGAAVIAGAYFGDNLSIISDTTIAATNGVGAKMKDKFKMNVLIALPAAIITAIFYAVVGGTGKVEGDLSFNFINILPYIFVLIAAIAGLDVILVLIIGIVMAGVLGMVQGQMGVFQFTKAIGDGMESMFTIFLVAFLVSGLVALIRYYGGIDWIITAMKTKAKGRKSAEYVISLMSGVLSAALSHNTLAIIISAPIAKEIGDEYKVPPKRMASLLDIFACCALMVLPHDSGMLMVEQYGDVSYLEVLKYSFYPVIFVICTIITIQFGLLDRDKKQK, from the coding sequence ATGGAACAGTCGTTACGAAGTGAAAAACAATATGGGGCGTTAGCCTTATTGCCGTTGCTGATATTCTTAATTTTATATATTGGCGTAGGGATTACTTTCACGATAATGGGTAAAGAGGATGCGTTCGATCAGTTACCGAGACATGTGGCAATCATGATAGGTATTGTGATTGCGTGGACTTGCTATGATAGGAAAACAGCATTCACAAAAAAAGTACAAATTTTTACTGAACATGCTGGTAATTCAGGCATAGTAAATTTAGGATTAATCTTACTACTCGCGGGTGCATTTTCTACTGTAACTTCAGAAATGGGTGGCAAGGCTGCGATGGTTAATATGGGTCTGTCTGTTATTCCACCAAGTTTACTCATCCCCGGCATATTTATCATGAGTGGTTTTGCGGCCTTAACATTAGGGACTTCAACTGGTGCACAGGCAGCATTCATTCCTGTTGGTGTTGCAGTCGCACAAGCTGCAGATTTAAGTGTTGCAGCGGCGGGTGCAGCGGTGATCGCAGGTGCATATTTTGGAGATAATTTATCTATTATATCTGATACGACGATCGCAGCAACAAATGGTGTCGGTGCGAAAATGAAAGATAAATTTAAGATGAATGTCTTAATTGCTTTACCGGCAGCTATTATTACAGCTATTTTTTATGCTGTTGTAGGAGGAACAGGTAAAGTAGAAGGAGATTTAAGTTTTAATTTTATCAATATTTTGCCTTATATTTTCGTCTTGATAGCAGCGATTGCTGGTCTTGATGTAATACTTGTATTAATTATTGGTATCGTTATGGCTGGCGTACTTGGCATGGTGCAAGGTCAAATGGGCGTATTTCAATTTACAAAAGCAATAGGTGATGGTATGGAAAGTATGTTCACTATTTTCCTCGTTGCTTTCTTAGTATCAGGTCTTGTGGCATTAATTCGTTACTACGGTGGTATAGATTGGATTATTACAGCTATGAAGACAAAAGCAAAAGGGCGCAAGAGTGCTGAGTATGTTATCAGTTTAATGTCTGGGGTGCTTTCAGCAGCTTTATCACACAATACATTGGCTATTATTATTTCTGCGCCAATTGCAAAAGAAATCGGTGACGAGTATAAAGTACCACCAAAACGTATGGCAAGTTTACTAGATATTTTCGCGTGTTGTGCATTAATGGTATTACCTCATGACTCAGGGATGTTAATGGTAGAACAATACGGTGATGTATCTTACTTAGAAGTTTTAAAATATTCATTTTATCCTGTGATTTTTGTAATTTGTACAATCATTACAATTCAATTTGGACTATTGGATCGAGATAAAAAGCAAAAATAG
- a CDS encoding DNA-3-methyladenine glycosylase, which yields MDFLQRDTVTIAKDLLGVRIIYHDELQTFTGYIVETEAYIGTKDRAAHGYNGKRTPKVESLYKQGGTIYAHVMHTHLLINFVTQLEGQPEGVLIRAIEPEEGIELMAINRGKNGFELTNGPGKWTKAFNIPRHLDGSKLNEGRLKIDTKNRKYPKEIEASGRIGIPNKGEWTHKPLRFTVKGNPYISRMKKSDMRQPEYTWRI from the coding sequence ATGGATTTTTTACAACGCGATACCGTAACAATTGCTAAAGACTTACTCGGCGTAAGAATCATCTACCACGATGAACTACAAACCTTTACAGGTTATATTGTAGAAACAGAGGCATATATAGGAACAAAAGATCGTGCTGCCCATGGTTATAACGGAAAGAGAACACCTAAAGTTGAATCATTGTATAAACAAGGCGGCACTATTTATGCCCATGTCATGCATACACATCTACTCATTAATTTCGTTACCCAATTGGAAGGCCAACCTGAAGGGGTATTAATTAGGGCAATAGAACCCGAAGAAGGTATAGAGTTAATGGCTATTAATCGAGGAAAGAACGGTTTCGAACTGACTAATGGCCCAGGTAAATGGACTAAGGCGTTTAACATACCTAGACATTTAGACGGATCCAAATTGAATGAAGGTCGGCTAAAAATTGATACAAAAAATCGTAAGTATCCTAAAGAAATTGAAGCAAGTGGCCGTATTGGCATACCTAACAAAGGGGAATGGACACACAAGCCATTAAGATTCACTGTAAAAGGAAACCCATATATTTCACGAATGAAGAAATCAGACATGCGACAACCAGAATATACTTGGCGCATATAA
- a CDS encoding DUF805 domain-containing protein, which translates to MERSIGFGQALKLFWKNYVNFKGRSRRSEYWFMALWNIIFMMPALILYIIGLIMTVSGAASSSEELVAIGVILLFLSICYALIYSLATLIPGWALLIRRFHDTGRTMLMPLIYLGVIVISYPVLFVVNIQDPEYNNPVYIIFFAIIFLVYIALGIYMLVICCLDSERKTNKYGASHKYGNHIKSSTNTYANQDAPIHEDTNVKHVNSEENAFSEEVNTSDENATKKDDNFKY; encoded by the coding sequence ATGGAACGAAGCATTGGATTTGGTCAGGCACTCAAATTATTTTGGAAAAACTATGTTAATTTCAAAGGCCGTTCACGTCGTAGCGAGTACTGGTTCATGGCATTATGGAACATCATCTTTATGATGCCAGCATTGATTTTGTATATCATCGGTTTAATAATGACTGTATCAGGCGCAGCATCAAGTTCTGAAGAATTGGTTGCTATAGGAGTTATATTATTATTCTTATCGATTTGTTACGCATTAATATACAGTTTGGCAACATTAATTCCAGGATGGGCACTTTTAATCAGAAGATTTCATGATACGGGAAGAACCATGCTCATGCCATTAATATATCTAGGTGTTATTGTTATAAGTTATCCGGTGCTATTTGTAGTGAATATTCAAGATCCTGAATATAATAATCCAGTATATATCATATTTTTTGCTATTATTTTCCTTGTCTATATAGCACTTGGCATCTACATGCTAGTGATTTGTTGTCTTGATAGTGAAAGAAAAACGAATAAATATGGTGCTAGTCATAAATATGGCAATCATATTAAATCATCTACTAACACATATGCAAATCAAGACGCACCTATACACGAAGACACAAATGTGAAACACGTGAATAGTGAAGAGAATGCTTTCAGTGAAGAAGTTAACACTAGTGATGAGAACGCTACTAAAAAAGACGATAATTTTAAATATTAA